Proteins from a single region of Streptomyces spectabilis:
- a CDS encoding TetR/AcrR family transcriptional regulator, producing the protein MPETPARKARADATRNREAVLAAADALFARSESPRGVSMDQVAAAAGVGKGTLFRRFGDRDGLIRAVFEARSGALREAVESGPAPLGPGTPARERVPALLDALLGFKLDHRHLALALEESGGGSPYRAEHYGWWHGVLRDALAAAGGVPDAEYAAHALLAAVRADLVEHLVAVEGMAPREVRDRLAAYVARVLG; encoded by the coding sequence ATGCCCGAGACGCCCGCGCGCAAGGCCCGTGCCGACGCGACCCGCAACCGCGAGGCGGTCCTCGCCGCGGCCGACGCCCTCTTCGCCCGCAGCGAGAGCCCGCGCGGCGTGTCCATGGACCAGGTCGCGGCGGCGGCCGGGGTCGGCAAGGGCACGCTGTTCCGGCGGTTCGGGGACCGGGACGGGCTGATCCGCGCCGTGTTCGAGGCGCGCAGCGGCGCGCTGCGCGAGGCGGTGGAGTCGGGGCCCGCGCCGCTCGGCCCCGGCACCCCCGCGCGCGAGCGCGTCCCCGCGCTCCTGGACGCGCTCCTCGGCTTCAAGCTCGACCACCGCCATCTCGCGCTCGCCCTGGAGGAGTCGGGCGGCGGTAGCCCCTACCGGGCCGAGCACTACGGCTGGTGGCACGGCGTCCTGCGGGACGCCCTCGCCGCGGCCGGGGGCGTGCCGGACGCGGAGTACGCGGCGCACGCGCTGCTCGCCGCGGTGCGGGCGGACCTGGTGGAGCATCTGGTCGCGGTGGAGGGCATGGCGCCGCGGGAGGTGCGGGACCGGCTCGCCGCGTACGTGGCGAGGGTTCTCGGCTGA
- a CDS encoding nuclear transport factor 2 family protein, with amino-acid sequence MPTSLPSSPSPADLFRHGLDLLLHGDMEGWTALFAEDAVAEFPFAPEGYPRRLDGRAALAAYLRGLGDHIAYDAFPYVEIHETGEPGTIVVEMRAEGRVLATGGPFAMAYVVIVTVGDGLIVRYRDYWNPLALPASLTAAVHD; translated from the coding sequence ATGCCCACTTCCCTACCCTCTTCCCCCAGCCCCGCCGACCTCTTCCGGCACGGCCTCGACCTCCTGCTCCACGGCGACATGGAGGGCTGGACGGCCCTCTTCGCCGAGGACGCCGTCGCCGAGTTCCCCTTCGCGCCCGAGGGCTACCCCCGGCGGCTCGACGGGCGCGCCGCCCTCGCCGCGTATCTGCGCGGCCTCGGCGACCACATCGCGTACGACGCGTTCCCGTACGTGGAGATCCACGAGACCGGCGAGCCGGGCACGATCGTGGTGGAGATGCGCGCCGAGGGCCGCGTGCTCGCGACCGGCGGCCCCTTCGCGATGGCCTACGTCGTGATCGTCACGGTCGGGGACGGCCTTATCGTCCGCTATCGCGACTACTGGAACCCGCTCGCCCTGCCCGCGTCCCTGACGGCGGCCGTCCATGACTGA
- a CDS encoding NAD-dependent epimerase/dehydratase family protein — protein sequence MTEPLTVLVTGATGTTGSRVAARLSGLGHTVRAASRRAGAGPGRVGFDWYDPGTHAEALRGADRVYLVPPVAEPEPAAVMGPFLERARAAGVTRVVLLGSSAIEAGGPGVGRVHQLLADDGPFDQWAVLRPSWFMQNFTGDHLHATGIRDEGVLTTATGDGRVGFVDADDIAAVAARALTDPVAPGPDLVVTGPEALTYAEVAAVVTRVTGRAVRHRAVSPDALAARLTGLGMPAAFARLLAALDDGISGGAQDRVTDTVERVTGAAPRSFAEMYAEHHASSPYASSRSTATAPSR from the coding sequence ATGACTGAGCCGCTGACGGTCCTGGTCACGGGGGCGACCGGCACCACCGGCAGCCGTGTCGCCGCCCGGCTCTCCGGCCTCGGCCACACCGTGCGCGCCGCGAGCCGGCGCGCCGGAGCGGGCCCCGGCCGCGTCGGGTTCGACTGGTACGACCCGGGCACGCACGCGGAGGCCCTGCGCGGCGCCGACCGCGTCTATCTGGTCCCGCCCGTCGCCGAGCCCGAACCGGCCGCCGTCATGGGGCCCTTCCTGGAGCGGGCCCGCGCGGCGGGCGTGACGCGCGTGGTCCTGCTCGGCTCGTCGGCCATCGAGGCGGGCGGCCCCGGGGTCGGCCGGGTGCACCAGCTCCTCGCCGACGACGGCCCCTTCGATCAGTGGGCCGTGCTCCGCCCCTCGTGGTTCATGCAGAACTTCACCGGGGACCATCTGCACGCCACCGGCATCCGGGACGAGGGCGTGCTCACCACCGCCACCGGCGACGGGCGTGTCGGCTTCGTCGACGCCGACGACATCGCCGCCGTGGCCGCCCGCGCCCTCACGGACCCGGTCGCACCGGGGCCCGACCTCGTCGTCACCGGACCGGAGGCACTGACGTACGCCGAGGTGGCGGCGGTCGTCACCCGCGTCACCGGGCGCGCCGTGCGCCACCGGGCCGTGTCCCCGGACGCGCTCGCGGCCCGCCTCACCGGGCTCGGCATGCCCGCCGCCTTCGCCCGGCTGCTCGCCGCGCTCGACGACGGGATCAGCGGTGGCGCGCAGGACCGGGTCACCGACACCGTCGAGCGCGTCACGGGCGCGGCGCCGCGGTCCTTCGCGGAGATGTACGCGGAGCACCACGCGTCGTCGCCCTACGCGTCGTCGCGCTCCACGGCCACCGCCCCGTCGCGGTAG
- a CDS encoding beta-galactosidase translates to MGEESGRLRWWRGPLGSVGFGGDYNPEQWGPDVHAEDVELMREARVGLVTLGIFAWARTEPTPGGYDFTWLDDHMDRLAAAGVRVCLATMTASPPPWLARLHPETLPVLEDGTRLYPGSRQHWCPSSPVFRRYAVRLVERLAGRYADHPALALWHIGNEYGCHVSRHCHCPVSAAAFRDWLRARYATLDALNDAWSTTFWSQHYAAWEEIHTPRTAPSFRNPAQLADYWRFSSDELLDCYLAEKAVLARLAPGVPVTTNFVPVARTLDLFRWAPHLDVVSYDSYPDPHDPDAARRAAFSYDVMRGLKGGRPWLLLEQAPSAVNWRPHNGRKPPGRMRLDSWQAVAHGADAVLFFQWRQSRGGAEKFHSAMVPHAGPDTRIFREAAELGAELAGRPELLGAVPERADAALLLDWPAWWALETGAHPSEVDYLEGALAYHRPLYDASVACDVVPLDGDLTAYRLLLVPHLYSVSREAAARLVAYVEGGGTLVMSYFSGITDEHDRVYLGGYPGPFREVLGLTVEEFAPRADGGWAEVLRLEGAEAVPGPGGADGAEGPAVTRHAYGRGTAWYVACDPGPKALRELLDRVRAECGVRPAVAGLPEGVQVRTRVTAAGERLRVRLDYRDGAVAVERDDA, encoded by the coding sequence GTGGGCGAGGAGAGCGGGCGGCTCCGGTGGTGGCGCGGACCGCTGGGATCCGTGGGCTTCGGCGGGGACTACAACCCCGAGCAGTGGGGCCCGGACGTGCACGCCGAGGACGTCGAGCTGATGCGGGAGGCGCGGGTCGGCCTCGTCACGCTCGGGATCTTCGCATGGGCGCGCACCGAACCGACGCCCGGCGGCTACGACTTCACCTGGCTGGACGACCACATGGACCGGCTCGCCGCCGCGGGCGTGCGGGTCTGCCTGGCGACGATGACGGCGTCGCCGCCGCCGTGGCTGGCCCGGCTGCACCCCGAGACACTGCCCGTCCTGGAGGACGGCACCCGGCTCTACCCGGGCTCGCGCCAGCACTGGTGCCCGTCGAGTCCCGTCTTCCGGCGGTACGCGGTGCGCCTGGTGGAGCGGCTCGCCGGGCGGTACGCGGACCACCCCGCGCTCGCCCTGTGGCACATCGGCAACGAGTACGGCTGCCACGTCTCGCGGCACTGCCACTGCCCGGTGTCCGCGGCCGCGTTCCGCGACTGGCTGCGCGCCCGCTACGCGACCCTGGACGCCCTCAACGACGCCTGGTCCACCACTTTCTGGTCGCAGCACTACGCCGCCTGGGAGGAGATCCACACCCCGCGCACCGCGCCGTCCTTCCGCAATCCGGCCCAGCTCGCCGACTACTGGCGCTTCTCATCCGATGAATTGCTCGACTGCTATCTGGCGGAGAAGGCCGTGCTCGCCCGCCTCGCGCCCGGTGTGCCCGTCACCACCAACTTCGTGCCCGTGGCAAGGACCCTGGACCTCTTCCGCTGGGCGCCGCACCTCGACGTCGTCTCGTACGACTCCTATCCCGACCCGCACGACCCGGACGCCGCCCGGCGCGCGGCCTTCTCGTACGACGTGATGCGCGGCTTGAAGGGCGGGCGGCCCTGGCTGCTGCTCGAACAGGCGCCGTCGGCGGTCAACTGGCGGCCCCACAACGGCCGCAAGCCGCCCGGCCGGATGCGCCTGGACAGCTGGCAGGCGGTGGCGCACGGCGCGGACGCGGTCCTGTTCTTCCAGTGGCGCCAGTCGCGCGGCGGCGCGGAGAAGTTCCACTCGGCGATGGTGCCGCACGCGGGCCCCGACACCCGGATCTTCCGCGAGGCCGCCGAGCTGGGCGCCGAGCTCGCCGGGCGGCCCGAACTGCTCGGGGCGGTGCCGGAGCGGGCGGACGCGGCGCTCCTGCTCGACTGGCCCGCCTGGTGGGCGCTGGAGACGGGCGCCCACCCGAGCGAGGTGGACTATCTGGAGGGCGCGCTCGCGTACCACCGGCCCCTCTACGACGCCTCTGTAGCGTGCGACGTGGTGCCGCTCGACGGGGATCTGACGGCCTATCGGCTGCTCCTCGTGCCGCACCTGTACTCCGTGTCGCGGGAGGCGGCCGCACGTCTGGTGGCGTACGTGGAAGGCGGCGGCACCCTCGTGATGTCGTACTTCTCCGGGATCACCGACGAGCACGACCGGGTGTACCTGGGCGGCTATCCGGGGCCGTTCCGGGAGGTCCTCGGCCTGACGGTGGAGGAGTTCGCGCCGCGCGCGGACGGGGGCTGGGCGGAGGTGCTCCGCCTGGAGGGCGCCGAGGCCGTGCCGGGCCCGGGCGGCGCGGACGGAGCCGAGGGCCCCGCCGTGACCCGGCACGCCTACGGGCGGGGCACCGCCTGGTACGTGGCGTGCGACCCCGGCCCGAAGGCGCTGCGGGAACTGCTCGACCGGGTGCGCGCCGAGTGCGGGGTGCGCCCGGCCGTGGCGGGGCTCCCCGAGGGCGTGCAGGTGCGCACCCGGGTCACGGCGGCGGGGGAGCGGCTGCGGGTGCGCCTCGACTACCGCGACGGGGCGGTGGCCGTGGAGCGCGACGACGCGTAG
- a CDS encoding ABC transporter substrate-binding protein, whose amino-acid sequence MSDPIPVTRDGDGPGRRSFLRYSGAVGAAAGLGGGLVACGGPESTNETGGGGGTLTAVIGYGNDGSWDPTQTASAFAMAGNEHIYEALLGTDPISREPYPQLATAVPSDLKATTWKFELRAGAKWHDGKPVTADDVVFVFDRILDPETQTLAKGFFAGWLKEVRKVDARNVELVLKFPFPDGAARLTLAKIMPKHVYSRAGAWEDATKGKAIGSGPYRQASHHPKSNTTFEAYDDYNGPRRAAFKKMNWLTIVEAAPRVAKISGGSADAQISDNIPYANIEQLKGGGMTVEGGAGMNNLFLMFNTEHKPFDDVRVRQALHYAIDRAKMIDVALKGHGKAATSFLNEGNPSYRPARTVYGYDPKKAKELLKEAGVSGLRVNLMAVNVSWITDCLPTIKASWDAIGVRTTLDPQETTAVFTKLDQKKDYQVVAAASNPNQFGIEADLIMHYNYGPENIWMGYARWARSARAKELFRLMDKATRESDATRKKTMVQDYIDLVAEEAVLYPVVHNELMTAWNPKRLSGIRPQPYPGINVLQAQWV is encoded by the coding sequence GTGAGCGACCCCATCCCCGTGACACGTGACGGCGACGGACCCGGTCGGCGGTCCTTCCTGAGGTACTCCGGCGCCGTGGGCGCGGCCGCGGGCCTCGGCGGCGGGCTCGTGGCGTGCGGCGGGCCCGAGTCCACCAACGAGACCGGCGGCGGGGGCGGGACCCTGACCGCCGTCATCGGATACGGCAACGACGGCAGTTGGGACCCCACGCAGACGGCGTCCGCGTTCGCCATGGCGGGTAACGAACACATCTACGAGGCGCTGCTCGGCACCGACCCGATCAGCCGCGAGCCGTACCCGCAGCTCGCCACCGCCGTGCCGAGCGACCTGAAGGCGACGACCTGGAAGTTCGAGCTGCGGGCGGGCGCCAAGTGGCACGACGGGAAGCCGGTCACCGCCGACGACGTGGTGTTCGTCTTCGACCGCATCCTGGACCCCGAAACGCAGACCCTGGCCAAGGGCTTCTTCGCGGGCTGGCTCAAGGAGGTGCGCAAGGTCGACGCGCGGAACGTGGAGCTCGTGCTCAAGTTCCCCTTCCCCGACGGCGCCGCGCGGCTCACCCTCGCCAAGATCATGCCGAAGCACGTGTACTCCCGGGCGGGCGCGTGGGAGGACGCCACCAAGGGCAAGGCCATCGGCTCGGGCCCGTACCGGCAGGCCTCGCACCACCCGAAGTCGAACACGACGTTCGAGGCGTACGACGACTACAACGGGCCCCGCAGGGCCGCCTTCAAGAAGATGAACTGGCTGACGATCGTGGAGGCCGCCCCGCGCGTCGCCAAGATCTCCGGCGGCAGCGCGGACGCGCAGATCTCCGACAACATCCCGTACGCCAACATCGAGCAGCTCAAGGGCGGCGGCATGACCGTCGAGGGCGGCGCCGGGATGAACAACCTCTTCCTGATGTTCAACACCGAGCACAAGCCCTTCGACGACGTCCGCGTCCGCCAGGCGCTGCACTACGCCATCGACCGCGCGAAGATGATCGACGTCGCCCTGAAGGGGCACGGCAAGGCCGCCACGTCCTTCCTCAACGAGGGCAACCCCAGCTACCGCCCCGCCAGGACCGTGTACGGGTACGACCCCAAGAAGGCCAAGGAGCTGCTGAAGGAGGCCGGGGTCTCGGGCCTGCGGGTCAACCTCATGGCCGTCAACGTCAGCTGGATCACCGACTGCCTGCCCACCATCAAGGCCTCCTGGGACGCCATCGGCGTCAGGACCACGCTCGATCCGCAGGAGACCACGGCCGTCTTCACCAAGCTGGACCAGAAGAAGGACTACCAGGTCGTCGCGGCCGCCTCGAACCCCAACCAGTTCGGCATCGAGGCCGACCTGATCATGCACTACAACTACGGCCCCGAGAACATCTGGATGGGCTACGCCCGCTGGGCGCGCAGCGCCCGCGCCAAGGAGCTGTTCCGGCTCATGGACAAGGCGACGCGCGAGTCCGACGCCACCCGCAAGAAGACCATGGTCCAGGACTACATCGACCTCGTCGCCGAGGAGGCCGTGCTCTACCCCGTCGTCCACAACGAGCTGATGACGGCGTGGAACCCCAAGCGGCTCAGCGGCATAAGGCCGCAGCCCTACCCGGGCATCAACGTCCTCCAGGCCCAGTGGGTCTGA
- a CDS encoding ABC transporter permease has product MTAILRILLRRIALLVPLLLGIVLFVFLVMRFSDVDPASAFFQGANPTPEQLHQFREENGLLDPLPVRYVDFVGDLLHGDMGISVLTRSEVVDQVTTALPLTMQLTFLGLGIAVVVSLLLGVTAAIYRDRLPDQIVRVVSLTGVAAPGFWLALLMIQYLAVDLGWFPTGGYINPNDSFTGWLKTMTLPALALSLPVAAQMTRIIRTAVVEELDKDYVRTAIGSGLPPVVVVGRNVLRNALINPLTVLGLRVGYLLGGAVVIETIFSLPGMGKLMIDAVKNGDPAVVQGVVITTAVGFVVVNLVIDILYLLVNPRLRGTS; this is encoded by the coding sequence GTGACCGCGATCCTGCGCATCCTGCTCCGCCGCATCGCCCTGCTCGTCCCGCTGCTGCTCGGCATCGTCCTGTTCGTCTTCCTCGTCATGCGGTTCTCGGACGTCGACCCGGCGTCGGCGTTCTTCCAGGGCGCCAACCCGACCCCCGAGCAACTGCACCAGTTCCGCGAGGAGAACGGCCTGCTCGACCCGTTGCCGGTGCGGTACGTCGACTTCGTCGGCGATCTGCTCCACGGCGACATGGGCATCAGCGTCCTGACCCGCTCCGAGGTCGTCGACCAGGTCACCACGGCCCTGCCCCTGACGATGCAGCTCACCTTCCTCGGCCTCGGCATCGCCGTCGTCGTCTCGCTGCTGCTCGGCGTGACCGCCGCGATCTACCGCGACCGGCTGCCCGACCAGATCGTCCGCGTGGTCTCCCTGACCGGCGTCGCCGCGCCCGGCTTCTGGCTGGCCCTGCTGATGATCCAGTACCTGGCCGTGGACCTGGGCTGGTTCCCGACCGGCGGCTACATCAACCCCAACGACTCCTTCACCGGCTGGCTCAAGACGATGACGCTGCCCGCGCTCGCCCTGTCCCTGCCGGTGGCCGCGCAGATGACCCGCATCATCCGCACCGCCGTCGTCGAGGAGCTCGACAAGGACTACGTCCGCACCGCCATCGGCAGCGGCCTGCCGCCCGTCGTGGTCGTCGGCCGCAACGTCCTGCGCAACGCCCTCATCAACCCGCTCACCGTGCTCGGACTGCGCGTCGGCTATCTGCTCGGCGGCGCCGTCGTCATCGAGACGATCTTCTCCCTGCCCGGCATGGGCAAGCTGATGATCGACGCCGTGAAGAACGGCGACCCCGCCGTCGTGCAGGGCGTCGTCATCACCACCGCCGTCGGCTTCGTCGTGGTGAACCTCGTCATCGACATCCTCTACCTCCTGGTCAACCCGCGCCTGAGGGGAACCTCCTGA
- a CDS encoding dipeptide/oligopeptide/nickel ABC transporter permease/ATP-binding protein — protein sequence MLFASRKALTEKLARPGLRLKSLRKLPVLSRIAVGVLAVVVLVALFAPLLAPHDPLAQESLVGGTGAPSADHWMGQDSLGRDILSRLMYGARWSLAIGLGATVLALTVGAVIGAVAATSRKAVDETLMRVLDVVMAFPGIALAAVLVAVFGGGLTVLICAIAFLFTPPIARVVRANVLDQYSEDYVTAERVVGARTPHILIKHVAINCAAPVLVFCTVQVAEAVVFEASLSFIGAGVRPPDPSWGSVIADGKNMVLIGGWWATVFPGLLMLLTVLSLNVLSEGVSDAWAAPSGREVDQGRAKDRVETPEPGSGEVLELPGLGDAAARLRARARPLPEGPPVLNVRDLAIGFEARHAGVDIVDGISFQVRPGEVLGLVGESGCGKSLTALTVMGLMPKGARVRGHVTFDGQELIGLPMRARRRLLGHDMAMIYQDALSSLNPAMTVRAQLKQVVRRGGHRSPAELLALVGLDPDRTLRSYPHELSGGQRQRVLIAMALSRDPKLIVADEPTTALDVTVQAQVIQLLLRLRAELGFALILVSHDLALVADVTDRVAVMYGGQIVETGVTADLVEYPTHHYTRGLLGSVLSLESAAERLTQIKGVVPSPADFPAGCRFADRCPLADELCRTTAPELLGVPDHRTACHHPALAPHEPAARERPEGARGTARPATDGPQPPGTREGIAHDAR from the coding sequence ATGCTGTTCGCCTCGCGCAAGGCGCTGACCGAGAAGCTCGCCCGGCCGGGCCTTCGCCTGAAGTCGCTGCGCAAGCTGCCCGTCCTGTCGCGGATCGCGGTCGGCGTCCTCGCCGTCGTCGTCCTCGTCGCCCTGTTCGCGCCGCTGCTCGCCCCGCACGACCCGCTCGCACAGGAGTCCCTCGTGGGCGGCACCGGAGCCCCCTCCGCCGACCACTGGATGGGCCAGGACAGCCTCGGCCGCGACATCCTCAGCCGGCTCATGTACGGCGCCCGCTGGTCGCTCGCCATCGGGCTCGGCGCGACCGTGCTCGCCCTCACCGTCGGCGCCGTCATCGGGGCGGTCGCGGCAACCTCCCGCAAGGCCGTGGACGAAACGCTCATGCGGGTCCTCGACGTCGTCATGGCGTTCCCCGGCATCGCGCTCGCCGCCGTCCTCGTCGCCGTGTTCGGCGGCGGCCTCACCGTCCTCATCTGCGCGATCGCGTTCCTGTTCACCCCGCCCATCGCCCGTGTCGTACGCGCCAACGTCCTGGACCAGTACAGCGAGGACTACGTCACCGCCGAGCGCGTCGTCGGCGCCCGCACCCCGCACATCCTCATCAAGCACGTCGCCATCAACTGCGCCGCGCCCGTCCTCGTCTTCTGCACCGTGCAGGTCGCCGAGGCCGTCGTCTTCGAGGCCTCGCTCTCCTTCATCGGCGCGGGCGTCCGGCCCCCCGACCCGTCCTGGGGCAGCGTCATCGCCGACGGTAAGAACATGGTGCTCATCGGCGGCTGGTGGGCGACGGTCTTCCCCGGCCTCCTGATGCTCCTGACCGTCCTGTCCCTGAACGTCCTGTCCGAAGGCGTGTCCGACGCCTGGGCCGCGCCCTCGGGCCGCGAGGTCGACCAGGGCCGCGCCAAGGACAGGGTCGAGACCCCCGAGCCCGGCAGCGGCGAGGTCCTCGAACTGCCGGGGCTCGGCGACGCCGCCGCCCGCCTGCGCGCCCGCGCCCGGCCGCTGCCCGAGGGCCCGCCCGTCCTGAACGTGCGGGACCTGGCCATCGGCTTCGAGGCCCGGCACGCGGGCGTCGACATCGTCGACGGCATCAGCTTCCAGGTGCGGCCCGGCGAAGTCCTCGGCCTCGTCGGCGAGTCCGGCTGCGGCAAGTCCCTCACCGCCCTGACCGTCATGGGCCTGATGCCCAAGGGCGCCCGCGTCCGCGGCCACGTCACCTTCGACGGCCAGGAACTGATCGGTCTGCCCATGCGGGCCCGGCGCCGGCTCCTCGGCCACGACATGGCGATGATCTACCAGGACGCCCTGTCATCCCTGAACCCGGCGATGACCGTACGCGCCCAGCTCAAGCAGGTCGTGCGGCGCGGCGGCCACCGCAGCCCCGCCGAGCTGCTCGCCCTCGTGGGCCTCGACCCGGACCGCACGCTGCGCAGCTATCCGCACGAGCTGTCCGGCGGCCAGCGCCAGCGCGTGCTCATCGCGATGGCCCTGTCCCGCGACCCGAAGCTGATCGTCGCGGACGAGCCCACCACCGCCCTGGACGTCACCGTGCAGGCGCAGGTCATCCAGCTCCTCCTGCGGCTCCGCGCCGAGCTGGGCTTCGCGCTGATCCTGGTCTCCCACGACCTGGCGCTGGTCGCGGACGTGACCGACCGCGTCGCGGTGATGTACGGCGGCCAGATCGTCGAGACCGGCGTCACCGCGGACCTGGTGGAGTACCCCACCCACCACTACACGCGCGGCCTGCTCGGCTCCGTGCTCTCCCTGGAGTCCGCCGCCGAACGCCTCACCCAGATCAAGGGCGTGGTCCCCTCGCCCGCCGACTTCCCCGCCGGGTGCCGCTTCGCCGACCGCTGCCCGCTCGCGGACGAACTGTGCCGCACGACGGCACCGGAACTCCTGGGCGTGCCCGACCACAGGACGGCCTGCCACCACCCGGCCCTGGCCCCCCACGAGCCCGCGGCACGGGAGCGCCCCGAAGGGGCGCGGGGAACTGCGCGACCAGCCACAGACGGCCCGCAGCCGCCCGGAACACGGGAAGGAATCGCCCATGACGCCCGCTGA
- a CDS encoding oligopeptide/dipeptide ABC transporter ATP-binding protein has protein sequence MTPAEAPPPELVALRDAHVVHKARTGGVFSRDKVYALTGADLTIAPGETVGVVGESGCGKSTLAQVLVGIQRPTAGTVEYRGRDLWRMTPPERRTTIGSDTAMIFQDPSTALNRRLPVRQILRDPLDVHRRGKPAQREERVRELMSLVGLPTALADGLPGQLSGGQRQRVAIARALALEPELVVADEPTSALDVSVRAQILNLLLDLKERLGLALVFVSHDIQTVRRMSDRVITMYLGRIVEEAPAADILDQARHPYTRALFSATPGLLDPIDPIPLVGPVPSATRPPSGCPFRTRCWKADDACAAAMPDTTEEGSAHRFRCHHPVPAGETTRDLVSQSTEASQPASTATAAATATSKEAP, from the coding sequence ATGACGCCCGCTGAGGCGCCGCCGCCAGAACTCGTCGCGCTGCGCGACGCGCACGTCGTGCACAAGGCCCGCACCGGCGGAGTCTTCTCCCGCGACAAGGTGTACGCGCTCACCGGCGCCGACCTGACCATCGCCCCCGGCGAAACCGTCGGCGTCGTCGGCGAGTCCGGCTGCGGCAAGTCGACCCTCGCCCAGGTGCTCGTCGGCATCCAGCGCCCCACGGCGGGCACCGTCGAGTACCGCGGCCGGGACCTGTGGCGGATGACGCCTCCGGAGCGCCGCACCACCATCGGCAGCGACACCGCCATGATCTTCCAGGACCCCTCGACGGCCCTGAACCGGCGCCTGCCCGTGCGCCAGATCCTGCGCGACCCGCTCGACGTCCACCGACGCGGCAAACCGGCCCAACGGGAAGAGCGCGTAAGGGAGTTGATGAGCCTGGTCGGCCTGCCGACGGCGCTCGCGGACGGCCTGCCGGGCCAGCTCTCGGGCGGCCAGCGCCAACGCGTCGCGATCGCCCGGGCGTTGGCCCTCGAACCCGAGCTCGTCGTGGCCGACGAGCCCACCAGCGCCCTGGACGTCTCCGTCCGCGCCCAGATCCTCAACCTCCTGCTCGACCTGAAGGAACGCCTCGGCCTGGCCCTGGTGTTCGTCTCCCACGACATCCAGACCGTCCGCCGGATGAGCGACCGGGTGATCACCATGTATCTGGGGCGGATCGTCGAGGAGGCGCCCGCCGCCGACATCCTCGACCAGGCCCGGCACCCCTACACCCGCGCCCTGTTCTCCGCCACGCCCGGCCTCCTGGACCCCATCGACCCCATCCCGCTCGTCGGCCCCGTCCCCTCGGCCACCCGGCCGCCCAGCGGGTGCCCCTTCCGGACACGCTGCTGGAAGGCGGACGACGCGTGCGCGGCCGCCATGCCGGACACTACGGAGGAGGGGTCGGCGCACCGCTTCCGGTGCCACCACCCCGTGCCGGCGGGCGAGACCACGCGCGACCTGGTCAGCCAGTCGACCGAGGCCTCGCAGCCGGCATCCACCGCGACGGCCGCCGCCACGGCCACGTCCAAGGAGGCTCCATGA
- a CDS encoding dihydrodipicolinate synthase family protein, whose amino-acid sequence MTALPTLLTGVVPPVCTPLTPDNEVDVASLERLVDHLVGAGVDALFVLGSSSEAAYLPDGHRRTVVSTVVRHAGGQLPVLAGAIDMTTLRVLDHVRDAADAGADGVVVTAPFYTRTHPAEIARHYRLVAERGGLPVFAYDLPVSVHTKLDADLVLDLAADGTLAGLKDSSGDDGGLRRVILGAPPAFSVLTGSELTVDSALAMGAHGVVPGLGNVDPDGYVRLYRAARAGDRDGARAEQERLCALFGMTETGSPARMGRSSSSLGAFKAALHLRGVIAHPTTAVPQIPLSPEDVERVGKHLATAGLL is encoded by the coding sequence ATGACCGCACTCCCCACCCTGTTGACCGGTGTCGTCCCGCCCGTCTGCACCCCTCTGACGCCGGACAACGAGGTGGACGTCGCCTCGCTCGAACGCCTGGTGGACCACCTGGTCGGCGCGGGCGTGGACGCCCTGTTCGTCCTCGGCTCGTCGTCGGAGGCGGCGTACCTCCCGGACGGCCACCGCAGGACCGTCGTGTCCACGGTCGTGCGCCACGCGGGCGGTCAGCTGCCCGTCCTCGCCGGGGCCATCGACATGACGACGCTGCGCGTCCTGGACCACGTGCGGGACGCGGCCGACGCGGGTGCCGACGGCGTCGTCGTGACCGCGCCCTTCTACACCCGCACCCACCCCGCCGAGATCGCCCGGCACTACCGGCTCGTCGCCGAGCGCGGCGGCCTGCCCGTCTTCGCGTACGACCTGCCCGTCTCGGTGCACACCAAGCTGGACGCCGACCTCGTCCTCGACCTCGCAGCCGACGGCACCCTGGCCGGCCTCAAGGACTCCAGCGGCGACGACGGCGGCCTGCGCCGCGTGATCCTCGGCGCGCCGCCCGCCTTCAGCGTCCTGACCGGCTCGGAACTGACGGTCGACTCCGCCCTGGCGATGGGCGCGCACGGCGTGGTCCCCGGCCTCGGCAACGTCGACCCCGACGGCTACGTCCGCCTCTACCGCGCGGCCCGCGCCGGGGACCGGGACGGCGCCCGCGCCGAACAGGAGCGCCTGTGCGCCCTGTTCGGCATGACCGAGACCGGCTCCCCGGCCCGCATGGGCCGCAGCTCCTCCAGTCTCGGCGCCTTCAAGGCCGCCCTCCACCTCCGCGGCGTCATCGCCCACCCCACCACGGCGGTGCCCCAGATCCCCCTCTCCCCGGAGGACGTGGAGCGCGTGGGCAAGCACCTGGCGACGGCGGGGCTGCTGTAG